The Toxorhynchites rutilus septentrionalis strain SRP chromosome 3, ASM2978413v1, whole genome shotgun sequence genome includes a region encoding these proteins:
- the LOC129779170 gene encoding trypsin 3A1-like: MEMKSESNHRLPTRYLLPLFVAISGVLFFQCSVSGKIHGGNEENIANIPYIVALSSPKMSNLFFCGGTIISASWILTAAHCLLRVEANEVYIRAGTRFMHKGGQVRNVTRIIRHELFSHEIRVNRDFALLELDAPLQLRKTVRPIDLYDFNDRYVPGEMCLVSGWGKTETSKGPKKRLHSVMVPLVKHDDCKAVYARFGTVLSGQMLCAGGEPGKDSCVGDSGGPLVCRDKLVGVVSWGRRCGSHYGIYGNVSTVRGWVIFHTGI; this comes from the coding sequence ATGGAAATGAAATCGGAATCCAACCACCGACTGCCTACTCGCTACCTTCTGCCGCTATTTGTGGCTATTTCCGGTGTGCTGTTTTTCCAATGTTCAGTGTCCGGGAAAATTCATGGCGGCAACGAGGAAAACATTGCGAATATACCATATATTGTGGCTCTCAGCTCTCCAAAAATGTCAAATCTATTTTTTTGCGGAGGAACTATCATCTCCGCTTCGTGGATTCTTACCGCAGCTCATTGCCTGCTACGGGTGGAAGCAAACGAAGTGTACATTCGTGCAGGAACCCGGTTCATGCACAAAGGGGGGCAAGTTCGAAATGTGACCAGGATTATACGGCATGAGCTTTTCAGCCACGAAATTCGCGTCAATCGTGATTTCGCCCTATTGGAACTGGATGCACCACTTCAACTAAGGAAAACCGTTCGACCGATCGATTTGTACGATTTCAATGACAGATATGTCCCTGGCGAGATGTGTCTCGTCTCTGGCTGGGGAAAAACGGAAACATCCAAGGGGCCCAAGAAACGTCTACACAGTGTTATGGTCCCGCTAGTGAAGCATGATGATTGCAAGGCAGTCTACGCCAGATTCGGCACCGTTCTCTCCGGCCAGATGCTGTGCGCGGGGGGAGAACCTGGAAAAGATAGCTGTGTGGGGGATTCTGGAGGGCCTCTGGTATGCAGAGATAAACTTGTTGGAGTAGTTTCGTGGGGGCGCCGTTGTGGATCTCACTACGGAATATATGGGAACGTTTCTACGGTTAGGGGCTGGGTTATATTTCATACTGGTATTTAG
- the LOC129779047 gene encoding trypsin-2-like: MGKRSKLYNGSFAHSHLTQWVTIFGVFLVCSVSGSMIYGGSADKIANMPYIVSLNAPKLKDYNGFFCGGTLIAPKWVLTAAHCAKHVEAHEMFVRAGSRYSHRGGQVRNVTRSIVHELYGLETRKDRDFALLELNSPFIGGNTVQTVDLSDHRDKYAPGELCVASGWGRTEKSKRAMKRLRSVMVPLVSHDRCKAAYARYDSVISNQMLCAGASGIDSCTGDSGGPLVCRNKLVGVISWGRGCGKKTVYGVYGNVSLARVWILFNSDV; the protein is encoded by the coding sequence ATGGGTAAACGATCAAAATTATACAACGGGTCATTTGCGCACAGTCATCTAACGCAGTGGGTGACTATTTTCGGTGTCTTTCTCGTATGTTCCGTATCCGGTTCCATGATTTATGGCGGATCTGCAGATAAAATCGCAAACATGCCGTATATAGTGTCTCTCAACGCCCCAAAACTGAAAGACTACAATGGTTTCTTTTGTGGAGGAACACTTATCGCCCCCAAGTGGGTCCTCACAGCTGCTCACTGCGCGAAACATGTGGAAGCTCATGAGATGTTTGTTCGTGCCGGTTCACGGTACAGCCACCGAGGGGGACAGGTTCGAAATGTGACCAGATCTATAGTACATGAACTTTACGGTCTTGAAACTCGCAAAGATCGCGATTTCGCTCTGCTGGAACTCAACTCACCATTCATCGGTGGGAACACTGTGCAAACGGTGGATCTATCCGATCACAGAGATAAATATGCTCCGGGAGAGTTGTGTGTTGCTAGTGGCTGGGGAAGAACGGAAAAATCCAAGAGAGCGATGAAACGTCTACGAAGCGTTATGGTACCGCTAGTTAGTCACGATCGTTGTAAAGCAGCCTATGCCAGATACGACAGCGTAATCTCCAACCAGATGTTGTGCGCAGGAGCATCCGGAATAGATAGCTGTACGGGAGACTCCGGAGGACCACTGGTGTGCAGAAACAAATTGGTCGGAGTTATTTCGTGGGGACGCGGTTGTGGGAAGAAAACTGTATACGGAGTATATGGGAACGTCTCTTTAGCTAGGGTTTGGATTCTTTTTAATTCGGACGTTTAG
- the LOC129773238 gene encoding trypsin-6-like, with translation MDIKALITLVVSVGTSIITTEANESSTRVKRIIGGGRLPISRVPYQELDILIRAGSDRRNTGGIVRHMKWSIIHPHYSANRVTNDVALILLNTPLVVSSGISCIKMAHQGHAPIIGQRGLVSGWGVTNPYLDVAVPSSYPITLQYTSLPVIDFEWCNEMYPSYTLLRGAQFCAGYVNGGTDTCTGDSGGPFVVDRILVGIISWGVSCAEPYHPGVFSNVGTYRFWIDEVVRQYSRSGAMMCSHYF, from the exons ATGGATATAAAAGCACTGATAACTTTGGTAGTATCAGTTGGAACGTCCATAATTACCACGGAGGCGAATGAATCATCCACCCGCGTAAAGCGAATTATTGGAGGCGGAAGGCTTCCCATATCCAGAGTACCTTACCAG GAACTGGACATTCTCATTCGAGCGGGTTCGGATCGTCGCAACACTGGAGGCATAGTGCGACACATGAAGTGGTCCATCATTCATCCACATTACTCGGCCAACCGAGTGACCAACGATGTTGCGTTGATTCTGCTTAACACTCCGCTCGTCGTATCATCGGGGATAAGCTGCATCAAGATGGCCCATCAGGGCCACGCTCCGATTATCGGTCAACGTGGACTTGTTTCGGGGTGGGGCGTGACGAATCCATATTTGGATGTAGCGGTGCCAAGTTCTTACCCAATAACACTGCAGTATACGTCCTTACCGGTGATAGATTTCGAATGGTGCAACGAAATGTACCCGTCGTACACTTTGTTACGTGGAGCGCAGTTCTGTGCTGGGTACGTGAATGGTGGGACGGACACCTGCACCGGAGATTCTGGGGGGCCATTTGTGGTCGATAGAATTCTGGTGGGTATTATTTCGTGGGGGGTGTCCTGTGCGGAACCTTACCATCCTGGAGTATTTTCCAATGTTGGTACATACAGATTTTGGATAGATGAAGTTGTTCGCCAGTATAGCCGATCTGGAGCAATGATGTGTTCACATTATTTTTGA
- the LOC129773241 gene encoding trypsin-2-like, whose protein sequence is MCVVTFYVFFTTTVSESVAGGSSDTIKNAPYLVSLNTGKFRQRHFCGGVIIALSWILTAGHCMRNVGLDDFIVRAGSSYRNQGGQIRSVSRVVVHEYNNLFIRNDFDFALLELESPLAPEDTTYPVPLTDRNDHHAPEDICFVAGWGRSESSRGSVKPYPYAKCQKFFITAQITEAKICAGGSEINACNGDSGGPLVCNLKLTGIVSWGRGNTCGSPYSPYVVYGNVARARNWISVHSGV, encoded by the exons ATGTGTGTTGTTACTTTCTACGTGTTCTTCACGACCACCGTATCGGAGAGCGTGGCTGGCGGATCGAGCGATACTATCAAAAATGCACCATATTTGGTGTCCCTGAACACCGGAAAATTCCGCCAACGTCATTTCTGTGGAGGAGTAATCATAGCTCTCTCATGGATCCTCACGGCGGGTCACTGTATGAGAAACGTTGGGCTCGATGACTTCATCGTTCGAGCTGGATCATCGTACAGGAACCAAGGTGGACAGATTCGCAGTGTGAGTCGTGTTGTGGTCCATGAGTATAACAACCTCTTCATTCGCAATGATTTCGACTTCGCTCTATTGGAGCTGGAGTCACCACTCGCCCCTGAGGACACCACTTATCCGGTACCTCTAACGGATCGCAATGATCACCACGCTCCCGAAGATATATGCTTCGTTGCTGGCTGGGGAAGGTCAGAAAGCTCACGTGGATCCGTGAAACCGTATCCGTATGCG AAATGTCAAAAATTCTTTATTACGGCCCAGATCACGGAAGCAAAGATATGCGCCGGAGGAAGTGAGATAAATGCGTGCAATGGTGATTCCGGAGGACCATTGGTATGTAATTTGAAGTTGACTGGAATTGTTTCATGGGGACGTGGAAATACGTGTGGGAGTCCGTACAGTCCGTACGTAGTGTATGGAAACGTTGCTAGAGCGAGGAACTGGATTTCCGTGCACAGTGGTGTATAG
- the LOC129778790 gene encoding trypsin 3A1-like: MDSKALFVLVVLLEQILFSTQSSASLLREKRIVGGSTLPITRVPYQVALIWESYVVCGGSIIAPLWILTAAHCLYEHQDMDIRIRAGSDRRTLGGILRHMRWTTIHPQYSTKHLTNDVALILLDAPLIITSGIACVRMADPNHTPRTGQYGLVSGWGLTNPKFDKADHRSYSISLLYTFLPVIEFNLCHRLYSTYTVSYAVQFCAGYMEGGKDACTGDSGGPFTIGDRLVGVVSWGVSCAEPKHPGVFVKVGAFRGWIDGIMQRYSRAGGLKCSRYYDGS, encoded by the coding sequence ATGGATTCTAAAGCGCTGTTCGTCCTGGTAGTATTACTAGAGCAAATACTATTTTCTACACAGTCGAGCGCGTCACTGCTTCGCGAGAAACGAATAGTCGGCGGTTCGACGCTTCCTATAACCCGAGTGCCCTACCAGGTGGCACTCATCTGGGAGAGCTACGTTGTTTGCGGTGGCTCCATAATAGCGCCATTGTGGATTCTTACCGCTGCGCACTGTCTATACGAACATCAGGACATGGATATTCGTATACGAGCCGGTTCGGACCGTCGAACTCTTGGCGGAATATTGCGCCACATGAGATGGACTACCATTCATCCACAATATTCTACCAAGCATCTTACCAACGATGTTGCGTTGATCCTGCTGGACGCTCCACTCATCATAACGTCGGGAATAGCGTGCGTTAGGATGGCTGATCCGAACCATACCCCGAGGACGGGCCAATATGGACTTGTTTCTGGTTGGGGTTTGACAAACCCCAAGTTCGATAAAGCGGATCACCGTTCCTATTCGATATCGCTTCTGTACACATTTCTACCCGTTATCGAGTTCAATTTGTGTCACAGGTTGTACTCTACGTACACTGTATCATATGCGGTGCAGTTTTGTGCGGGCTACATGGAAGGTGGAAAAGATGCATGTACTGGCGATTCTGGGGGTCCTTTCACTATCGGTGACCGTTTGGTGGGTGTCGTCTCTTGGGGCGTGTCTTGCGCTGAGCCGAAACATCCTGGGGTATTCGTTAAGGTTGGTGCGTTCAGGGGCTGGATAGATGGAATAATGCAAAGGTACAGCCGGGCTGGAGGATTAAAATGTTCGCGTTATTATGATGGAAGCTAG
- the LOC129773240 gene encoding trypsin 3A1-like, with translation MKSKVGHPAFEWCHLLLYLIASCISFTFVVPMAISGGAVDSIDNVPYIVSLNIRKVGRKGHFCGGSIISPSWVLTAAHCMRRVQPGEFVVRAGSSYMNRGGQIRNASRVIAHELYDGDVRKDYDFALIQLDRPFDIGNTVQSVALIGIPQGKLAKLDGVMCITAGWGITEFSNKTMSRLRSTPIPVAPRTKCQKSFPTTEVTVTMLCVGGKGPNSCSGDSGGPLVCKKKLVGVVSWGRGGKGACGGKNSEYGVYGNIQSARNWIRVHSGI, from the coding sequence ATGAAatcaaaagtcggtcatcctgcTTTCGAGTGGTGCCATTTACTGTTGTATTTGATCGCTTCCTGTATTTCTTTCACATTTGTCGttccgatggcaatatctggcGGAGCTGTCGACAGTATTGACAATGTACCATATATAGTATCGCTAAACATCAGAAAGGTGGGTCGAAAAGGTCATTTCTGTGGCGGATCCATTATATCACCGTCATGGGTCCTCACAGCGGCCCACTGCATGAGACGTGTGCAACCCGGAGAGTTTGTTGTTCGTGCCGGATCGTCGTACATGAACCGAGGTGGACAGATTCGGAATGCGAGTCGTGTTATCGCTCATGAGCTATACGACGGCGACGTCCGTAAAGATTACGATTTCGCTCTGATACAACTGGATAGGCCGTTCGACATTGGGAACACCGTCCAATCGGTGGCTTTAATCGGCATTCCGCAAGGTAAACTGGCAAAACTGGACGGAGTAATGTGCATTACTGCTGGTTGGGGAATAACAGAGTTTTCCAACAAAACCATGAGTCGTTTACGAAGTACTCCGATTCCAGTGGCGCCTAGaacaaaatgtcaaaaatcctTTCCTACGACTGAAGTCACGGTAACGATGTTGTGCGTCGGAGGAAAGGGACCAAATTCCTGTTCTGGGGACTCTGGAGGGCCGTTGGTGTGCAAAAAGAAACTTGTTGGAGTTGTTTCTTGGGGACGTGGTGGAAAAGGTGCTTGTGGAGGAAAGAATTCGGAGTACGGAGTTTATGGGAATATCCAATCAGCGAGAAATTGGATTCGTGTACATTCTGGTATCTGA
- the LOC129778048 gene encoding trypsin-4-like, giving the protein MRMRPGFSICPLVRCRLLMCMVICRALFPVIASSEIVGGSLAKISSMPFLVSVSNSKAQHFCGGAIISPSWVVTAAHCVVGKSAGEIFVRAGSQYKGRGGQLRNVSSIVVHEEFDVFTANDRDIALLELEPPLELGDNVHSVPMADSRDHFGTGEMCLIGGWGVIEYPKKYGRGLRIAMVPLVGKDVCQQSYDPDAIVTDAMLCAGGTGPDACQGDSGGPLVCRGKFVGIVSWGRGCGAKGDYGVYTSIAALKVWILFQTGII; this is encoded by the coding sequence ATGAGAATGCGACCAGGATTCAGCATTTGTCCTCTGGTGCGATGTCGTCTTTTGATGTGTATGGTCATCTGTCGTGCACTCTTTCCAGTCATCGCATCAAGTGAAATAGTCGGTGGATCACTGGCAAAAATCTCCAGCATGCCATTCTTGGTGTCCGTGAGTAACAGCAAAGCGCAGCATTTTTGTGGGGGAGCAATCATATCCCCCTCATGGGTGGTCACGGCGGCGCATTGTGTGGTTGGTAAATCAGCCGGGGAGATTTTCGTCCGTGCAGGATCCCAGTACAAGGGCCGAGGAGGGCAGCTTCGGAATGTAAGCAGCATAGTGGTTCATGAGGAATTTGATGTCTTCACCGCAAATGATCGTGATATCGCCCTGCTAGAGCTGGAACCACCGCTCGAGCTTGGGGACAACGTTCACTCGGTACCCATGGCCGACTCGCGGGATCATTTTGGCACCGGAGAAATGTGTCTCATTGGAGGCTGGGGAGTCATTGAATATCCAAAGAAATATGGAAGAGGCCTGAGAATAGCAATGGTCCCACTAGTAGGTAAGGACGTCTGCCAGCAATCATATGACCCGGATGCGATTGTGACGGATGCAATGCTATGTGCCGGTGGAACCGGCCCGGATGCATGTCAAGGTGATTCAGGTGGACCATTGGTGTGCAGGGGAAAGTTTGTCGGAATTGTTTCGTGGGGACGTGGCTGTGGAGCAAAAGGAGACTATGGTGTATACACCAGCATTGCTGCTTTAAAGGTTTGGATTTTGTTCCAGACTGGTATAATATAG